One Fontisphaera persica DNA window includes the following coding sequences:
- a CDS encoding amidohydrolase family protein — MWLRARWILPISQPPLEDGVLEIHRGRITTVGRWRDLRRRSSGELLDLGDVLLMPGLINAHCHLDYTHMAGGLPPPRYFPDWLKGMLSFKSHWGFSEFAQSWLAGARMLLESGVTTVVDIEAVPELLPEVWSATPLRVFSLLELTNVRSRRAANDLLVEAQRWLDPLPRGRCRPGLSPHALYSTTPELVQAAAALCRKRRWPMAMHVAESVDEFEMFTRRAGRMYDWLAPQRDMDDCKGRTPVEQLAALRVLGPRLLAIHVNNATPHDAELLAQHNVSVVHCPQSHSYFRHRPFPLQTVMNAGVNVCLGTDSLASTMKKGKGPLVLSMFSEMREMAAKFPGLAPQAILNMATVNGAKAVGLQGRLGQIQPGAWADLVALPVPSSLTCPFEYVVHAAGKPIGVMIQGRWEVQNWQIPKT; from the coding sequence ATGTGGTTGCGTGCGCGATGGATATTGCCCATATCCCAACCTCCTCTGGAGGATGGGGTGCTGGAGATTCATCGCGGCCGAATCACCACCGTGGGGCGATGGCGCGATTTGCGTCGGCGGAGCTCAGGTGAGCTTTTGGATTTAGGGGATGTTCTCTTGATGCCGGGCTTAATCAACGCCCATTGCCATTTGGATTACACGCACATGGCAGGCGGCCTGCCACCACCGCGCTATTTTCCCGACTGGCTTAAGGGGATGTTGTCTTTCAAGTCGCATTGGGGGTTTAGTGAATTTGCCCAATCATGGCTGGCGGGAGCCCGGATGTTGCTGGAATCCGGGGTTACCACCGTGGTGGACATCGAGGCGGTGCCTGAACTTTTGCCCGAGGTTTGGAGCGCCACTCCGTTGCGCGTCTTCAGCCTCCTGGAACTAACCAATGTGCGCAGCCGCCGAGCTGCCAATGATTTGCTTGTCGAGGCCCAGCGATGGCTTGATCCCTTGCCCCGCGGCCGCTGCAGGCCTGGATTATCCCCGCACGCCTTGTATTCCACCACGCCCGAACTGGTCCAGGCCGCCGCCGCGTTGTGCCGAAAGCGCCGCTGGCCTATGGCCATGCACGTGGCTGAATCGGTGGATGAATTCGAGATGTTCACGCGTCGGGCCGGGCGGATGTATGACTGGCTTGCGCCTCAGCGAGATATGGATGATTGCAAGGGACGCACACCGGTGGAACAGTTGGCCGCGCTTCGGGTTTTAGGCCCGCGGCTGTTGGCCATCCATGTCAACAACGCCACCCCACATGATGCTGAATTGCTGGCTCAACATAACGTCAGTGTGGTTCATTGCCCCCAAAGCCATAGTTACTTTCGCCATCGCCCTTTTCCGCTGCAGACGGTGATGAACGCTGGAGTGAATGTTTGCTTGGGCACTGATAGTTTGGCCTCAACTATGAAGAAAGGAAAAGGGCCACTGGTATTGAGCATGTTCAGCGAAATGCGGGAAATGGCAGCCAAGTTTCCGGGATTAGCCCCTCAGGCAATCCTCAACATGGCCACTGTGAATGGGGCGAAAGCTGTGGGCTTACAAGGGCGCCTGGGTCAAATCCAGCCAGGGGCTTGGGCGGACCTTGTGGCGCTGCCAGTTCCCTCCTCGCTCACCTGCCCTTTTGAGTATGTGGTTCATGCGGCAGGTAAACCCATTGGAGTCATGATTCAGGGCCGTTGGGAGGTTCAAAATTGGCAGATACCCAAAACGTGA
- the smc gene encoding chromosome segregation protein SMC — translation MYLKSLTVLGFKSFADKTTLNFLPGVTCIVGPNGCGKSNVSDAIRWVLGEQSAKALRGGEMADVIFNGTDTRKPLGMAEVSLTIGDVDAEQLRAAGVELSYNEVTITRRVFRDGGSEYFINRTPCRLKDIQQLFMGTGVGRASYSIMAQGSITQILSSRPEDRRMVFEEAAGITKFKAQKKEALRKLEYTEQNLLRVADLIKEVKRQIGSLQRQAGKARRYRQLMQELQHLDTQLARHQFDVLQGEIRERQARLAEVQRELEAGAEALLRQEDELAQLRQQVSELEQQISLAQQQGLEVKGQIERHENRIQFNQERIRELEQQNARALRDIAEAKERRQISESELEQVMERLREAEENLSRQRENLAARQQAVREVEDALRQRQEVLRQVQSETFAVAQKLARARNAMTALELQKQGNLARLEKLSAEKIQLEEERGRLERRLQEFAASVEEEKKNVLIQRGTVEERQRRLRETQQELAQVVSEVEDLLRQQAGLRARLNTLEQLAESHEGFGAGALAALKKTEAVLGSLADRIQTADDHVTAVEAALGHHLQLVLTDQPETARQIVEELRQQRKGKASVAALALRNGHHADPTEGDPAAPGQPLTQVIQADDLARPWVNALLGRTRLVPDLAAATAAWQQHPGQWDYVTPHGDLLSRHGIFSGGSSSNGSQAASILSRKNQIQSLRATLSGLQEKLNECNRRKGALQAEQTSLQSSLQQAQTELRAQEVSVATHQGEFNALQNSLRVLHQKIDTVVYEIQSLAGQAQEGQQQHAVLAAQAAEYEKQEQELQCRLAEESAGLEELRQQRELASAALTEAKVAVATQEQLRSACWQQKGPLEQRIRELGQLVSQREAELGTCAQRHAQAEAEIEDSRRQMERLAHEREQVNARTALLQQEKGSLAAVMHEREEHLRSERKRHSEMQQQKAALEVELAQKEMSVQNLRERIQQKYQVNLDDVRSECITITYADEGPARVETLTPEQMAAAGVATDWKAVAEQVAALQQRIEEMGPVNLVAIEEYEETEQRYKFLSAQHEDLVAAKAQLVEVIQRINSQTREMFTETFNKIRDNFQNMFVEIFGGGKADLRLVDEGDVLESGIEIVARPPGKQLQSISLLSGGEQTMTAVALLFSIYQVKPSPFCVLDELDAPLDESNINRFIKVLQRFLLHSQFIIITHNKRTIGMADVLYGITMQENGVSKVVSVKFHKADPLPSPALTQDTEAASPTAGPVDEAQAPQAPANTSGEVVLVK, via the coding sequence ATGTATCTAAAAAGTCTTACGGTTTTAGGGTTCAAGTCCTTTGCGGACAAGACAACGCTAAACTTCCTGCCGGGAGTGACTTGCATTGTTGGCCCCAATGGGTGCGGCAAATCCAACGTGTCAGACGCAATACGTTGGGTATTGGGTGAGCAATCCGCCAAAGCCCTGCGCGGGGGCGAGATGGCAGACGTTATTTTTAACGGCACAGATACCCGAAAACCGCTGGGCATGGCCGAAGTGTCTCTCACCATCGGGGATGTGGATGCGGAGCAACTGCGTGCCGCCGGAGTGGAGCTGAGCTACAACGAGGTGACCATTACGCGGCGGGTCTTTCGGGATGGAGGCAGCGAATACTTCATCAACCGCACGCCGTGCCGCCTCAAAGACATCCAACAATTATTCATGGGCACCGGGGTGGGCCGTGCCAGCTACAGTATCATGGCCCAAGGCAGCATTACGCAGATTCTTTCGAGCCGTCCAGAAGACCGCCGAATGGTATTCGAGGAAGCAGCGGGCATCACCAAATTCAAGGCCCAGAAAAAAGAGGCTTTGCGCAAACTGGAATATACCGAACAAAACCTGTTGCGGGTGGCGGACTTAATCAAGGAAGTCAAGCGCCAGATTGGCTCGCTGCAACGGCAGGCGGGCAAGGCCCGGCGGTACCGGCAGCTCATGCAGGAGTTGCAGCATCTGGATACGCAATTGGCCCGCCATCAATTCGACGTGTTGCAGGGCGAGATTCGTGAGCGCCAGGCGCGGTTGGCGGAAGTGCAGCGCGAGTTGGAGGCTGGCGCGGAGGCGCTGTTGCGTCAGGAGGACGAACTGGCGCAGTTGCGGCAGCAGGTTTCTGAATTGGAACAACAAATCAGCCTGGCTCAGCAGCAGGGGCTGGAAGTTAAAGGTCAAATCGAGCGTCACGAAAACCGCATCCAGTTTAATCAGGAACGCATCCGTGAACTCGAACAGCAAAATGCGCGCGCGTTGCGGGACATTGCCGAAGCCAAAGAGCGGCGACAGATTTCGGAAAGCGAACTGGAGCAGGTCATGGAACGGTTGCGGGAGGCTGAAGAAAACCTCTCCCGCCAGCGCGAAAATCTCGCGGCGCGCCAGCAGGCGGTCCGGGAGGTGGAAGATGCCCTGAGGCAGCGACAGGAAGTCCTGCGCCAGGTCCAAAGCGAGACGTTTGCGGTGGCGCAGAAACTGGCGCGCGCGCGCAATGCCATGACCGCGTTGGAATTGCAAAAGCAAGGCAACCTGGCCCGGCTGGAAAAACTGTCCGCCGAGAAAATCCAACTGGAGGAAGAACGCGGCCGGCTGGAACGGCGGTTGCAGGAGTTTGCCGCCAGCGTGGAGGAGGAAAAGAAGAATGTGCTGATCCAGCGCGGCACGGTGGAAGAACGCCAGCGGCGGTTGCGGGAGACGCAGCAGGAACTGGCCCAAGTGGTGAGTGAAGTTGAGGATTTATTGCGACAACAGGCCGGCCTGCGGGCGCGCTTAAATACACTGGAGCAGTTGGCGGAGTCCCATGAAGGCTTTGGGGCCGGCGCTTTGGCGGCGTTGAAGAAAACAGAGGCGGTGCTGGGTTCGCTGGCCGATCGCATTCAGACCGCCGACGACCATGTAACCGCCGTGGAGGCCGCTCTGGGCCACCACCTGCAACTGGTGCTTACCGACCAGCCTGAAACGGCCAGGCAGATTGTTGAGGAACTCCGCCAGCAGAGGAAGGGCAAAGCCAGTGTGGCGGCGCTCGCGCTGCGGAATGGACATCACGCGGATCCCACGGAAGGCGATCCAGCGGCTCCGGGGCAACCGTTGACGCAAGTAATCCAAGCCGATGATCTGGCGCGACCCTGGGTGAATGCCCTGCTGGGACGCACGCGTCTGGTGCCCGACCTCGCGGCGGCCACGGCCGCCTGGCAGCAACATCCGGGACAATGGGACTATGTGACGCCCCACGGCGATTTATTAAGCCGGCATGGCATTTTCTCCGGTGGCAGCTCCTCCAATGGCAGCCAAGCTGCTTCCATTCTGAGCCGTAAAAACCAGATTCAAAGCCTGCGAGCGACCTTGAGCGGTTTGCAGGAAAAACTTAACGAATGCAACCGCCGCAAGGGCGCATTGCAGGCGGAGCAAACATCTCTGCAATCCAGCCTGCAACAGGCGCAAACGGAGTTGCGCGCCCAGGAGGTATCGGTGGCCACCCATCAAGGGGAATTCAATGCCCTGCAAAATTCGTTGCGTGTGCTGCATCAAAAAATTGACACGGTGGTGTACGAGATTCAAAGCCTGGCCGGCCAGGCGCAGGAGGGACAGCAGCAACACGCCGTGCTGGCGGCACAGGCCGCGGAATATGAGAAACAGGAGCAGGAGCTGCAATGCCGCCTGGCGGAAGAAAGCGCGGGATTGGAGGAGTTGCGGCAGCAGCGCGAACTGGCCAGCGCCGCTTTGACGGAAGCCAAAGTAGCCGTGGCCACACAAGAGCAATTGCGGTCAGCCTGCTGGCAGCAAAAGGGCCCCCTGGAACAGCGCATCCGTGAGCTGGGACAACTGGTGAGCCAGCGCGAGGCGGAGCTGGGGACATGCGCCCAACGTCACGCACAGGCAGAGGCGGAAATTGAAGATTCACGCCGGCAGATGGAGCGCCTGGCGCATGAGCGGGAACAGGTCAACGCGCGGACCGCCCTGTTACAGCAGGAGAAAGGGTCGCTGGCCGCGGTCATGCATGAACGCGAAGAACATCTGCGCAGCGAACGCAAGCGCCATTCCGAAATGCAGCAACAAAAAGCGGCTCTGGAGGTCGAACTGGCGCAAAAGGAGATGTCGGTGCAGAATTTACGCGAGCGCATCCAACAAAAATATCAGGTCAATCTGGACGATGTCCGCAGCGAGTGCATCACCATCACCTACGCTGACGAGGGGCCGGCACGCGTCGAGACACTGACCCCCGAACAGATGGCAGCCGCCGGCGTGGCCACCGACTGGAAGGCGGTAGCTGAGCAGGTGGCGGCCTTGCAACAGCGCATTGAAGAAATGGGGCCGGTGAATCTGGTGGCCATCGAAGAATATGAGGAAACCGAGCAACGCTACAAATTCCTCAGCGCGCAGCATGAGGACTTGGTGGCCGCCAAGGCCCAGTTGGTGGAAGTCATTCAGCGCATCAACAGCCAGACGCGGGAAATGTTCACCGAGACCTTCAACAAAATCCGGGATAATTTCCAGAACATGTTTGTGGAAATCTTTGGGGGTGGAAAAGCGGACTTGCGGCTGGTGGATGAAGGCGATGTCCTGGAAAGCGGCATAGAAATTGTGGCGCGTCCCCCAGGCAAACAATTGCAAAGCATTTCCCTGCTTTCCGGCGGTGAGCAGACCATGACCGCCGTGGCCCTGTTGTTTTCCATCTATCAAGTCAAACCCAGTCCCTTCTGTGTGCTGGATGAATTGGACGCACCGCTGGATGAATCCAACATCAACCGCTTCATCAAGGTGTTGCAGCGATTTCTTTTGCATTCCCAGTTTATCATCATCACCCACAACAAACGCACCATCGGCATGGCCGATGTCCTTTATGGTATCACCATGCAGGAGAACGGCGTCAGCAAGGTGGTCAGCGTGAAGTTTCACAAGGCCGATCCCCTCCCCTCCCCTGCCCTGACACAGGATACCGAGGCCGCATCCCCAACGGCAGGGCCGGTGGATGAAGCTCAGGCACCCCAGGCACCAGCCAACACCTCAGGAGAGGTAGTTTTGGTAAAATAA